GGGAAAGAATAAAGTCATTATAGAGGAGAGAGTTAAGATACGCAGCAATTTGAGATGTATCTGCACCATTAAATGTGCCTTGCACAGAATCCGCCTTAAAATATGCAAATTCCTTAGGATAGCGGCTTTCATATCGGTTGTGAGAACCCATTAAATGTAGAGCTGTAAAGTGTGGTAATGGGGGGGGGGGTATAGTATAAAGCACCTGCAATATCGCCTCATCGTGCTTGGCTAAATCAAAACTATCTGAATCATTAACAAACACAGATTCATCAGCCCTTTTAAGAATCGTAGCTGCTGCATTGCCAAAGAGACTTACAGGTTCTTGGTTAGAAATAGCTCTTGTATGATAGCC
This Helicobacter sp. MIT 21-1697 DNA region includes the following protein-coding sequences:
- a CDS encoding sulfatase-like hydrolase/transferase, whose translation is SSQATTFASLSQALTFFNQDYALTTPQNQWYEYLNIIDAFKLGGYHTRAISNQEPVSLFGNAAATILKRADESVFVNDSDSFDLAKHDEAILQVLYTIPPPPLPHFTALHLMGSHNRYESRYPKEFAYFKADSVQGTFNGADTSQIAAYLNSLLYNDFILS